One window of the Bacteroidales bacterium genome contains the following:
- a CDS encoding hydantoinase B/oxoprolinase family protein translates to MHKLFIDTGGTFTDAIAIMPDGKLQRKKILSSGRLRGKISSWIDDSHILVEENWGSKKDIFQGYWFSSLDKSIEKIKVLYYDTDQHILALETAIKKNQQKHLSFEIFTGEEAPVVATRMLTQTSLKSNFPPTEIRLGTTKGTNALLEHKGARNVLFITKGFADLLEIGNQARPDIFSLNIQKRKALVDKIIEIDERIDAQGNILKPINSSAYQKQIQDLKDEGFESFSIVFMNAYKNNIHEQEFKKLLIESDLKYISVSSELSPLIKILERAETTTVNAYLSPIIENYLENIAQNTQADLRVMNSAGGLMRTENYEAKDSLLSGPAGGVVGAAFIGELIDKDKLITFDMGGTSTDVSRFHKAFDYKYELEIGSAHIYSPAISIETVAAGGGSICSFDGYKLTVGPESAGANPGPACYGAGGPLTITDVNLLLGRIDETKFGIPVNKEAAEKQVEILLQEIEQKRNKPVEKEEVLNGFLAIANEIMAGAIKKISTSKGFDPSEYALLGFGGAGGMHSCAIADLLQIKEIIIPLDAGLLSAFGIGNASLERFAEKQILKPFHSISESLQEEFALLSSELSPQFEKDKGKLTEQRLLFLRFRGQDSTLSINWNANIESILKKFKAEYIKLYGHWVENREIELESIRLKVSQKAEKALLRKQEKSPARKLIPNRKIQSFGKETDVFSRNDLSFGDQITGPALVSDDKSTTVIDSGWTGKVDAFSNLIIRKNKATEKQQTKTHNQETALELFTNRFMAIAENMGAILQRTALSVNIKERLDFSCALLDSEGYLVANAPHIPVHLGSLGVCVRSVLANFDFKPGDTIVTNHPLYGGSHLPDVSLITAVFDKEGKRIGFVVNRAHHAELGGMTPGSMPTNATNLEQEGIVISPFYLVKEGKVDWDGIRSIFDSGKYPSRLINENMADLNAALAANKNGEQALLNLVKDFGTDRVQHYMQSLKEYATRKIKDVFYKLPDGKIKAIEFLDDDTPLSVEINIQESAVSFDFTGSSAVHPSNLNATPAIVSSVIIYVLRLLLDEPIPLNDGLMEPVSIKIPEGLLNPPFNQEPDKCPAVVGGNIEVSQRLTDTLLKAFEKAACSQGTMNNVLFGNENFGYYETIAGGSGAGENFDGTSGVHQHMTNTRITDPEILEHRYPVRLDSFSIRPESGGNGKHKGGNGVIRAFTFLESVELSLLSQHRKYAPYGLKGGEAGKRGEQYVIRANGEKISLNGMSHCLLNPNDQFIIETPGGGAYGLD, encoded by the coding sequence ATGCACAAACTATTTATCGATACCGGAGGTACTTTTACAGATGCTATTGCGATTATGCCTGATGGCAAATTACAAAGAAAAAAAATACTAAGTAGCGGTCGATTACGCGGAAAAATTTCTTCTTGGATTGATGATAGTCATATTTTAGTTGAGGAAAACTGGGGAAGTAAAAAAGATATATTTCAAGGCTATTGGTTTTCAAGTTTAGACAAAAGCATCGAAAAGATAAAAGTGCTTTATTACGATACAGATCAACATATTTTAGCGCTTGAAACTGCTATAAAAAAGAATCAGCAAAAGCATTTATCATTCGAGATATTTACAGGAGAAGAAGCTCCGGTTGTGGCAACTCGAATGCTTACCCAAACGTCTTTAAAATCCAACTTTCCTCCTACAGAAATCCGTTTAGGAACCACCAAAGGAACCAATGCTTTACTCGAGCACAAAGGTGCTAGAAACGTTTTATTCATCACCAAGGGCTTCGCCGATTTGCTAGAAATTGGCAACCAAGCCCGACCCGATATTTTCAGCTTAAACATCCAGAAAAGAAAAGCGCTTGTCGATAAGATTATTGAAATTGACGAACGTATTGATGCCCAAGGAAATATTCTAAAACCCATCAATAGTTCTGCTTATCAAAAGCAAATCCAAGACTTAAAAGATGAAGGTTTTGAATCTTTCTCCATCGTGTTTATGAATGCTTATAAAAACAATATTCACGAGCAGGAATTTAAAAAGCTTTTAATCGAATCTGATTTAAAATACATCTCTGTTTCTTCCGAATTATCACCCTTGATAAAAATACTTGAGCGTGCAGAAACAACAACGGTAAATGCTTACCTCTCGCCTATTATTGAAAATTATCTGGAAAACATCGCCCAGAATACCCAAGCCGATTTACGCGTGATGAATAGCGCTGGCGGATTAATGCGTACTGAGAATTACGAAGCCAAAGACAGCCTCCTCAGCGGCCCAGCTGGCGGTGTTGTGGGCGCAGCATTTATTGGTGAGCTCATCGATAAAGACAAGCTGATTACCTTTGATATGGGAGGAACCAGTACCGATGTTTCGCGTTTTCACAAGGCTTTCGATTATAAATACGAATTGGAAATTGGCTCGGCACATATTTATAGTCCTGCCATTTCTATTGAGACGGTAGCTGCCGGTGGTGGCTCTATTTGTAGTTTCGATGGATACAAACTCACCGTTGGCCCAGAAAGTGCTGGAGCCAATCCCGGACCTGCTTGTTATGGTGCTGGCGGTCCACTAACCATTACCGATGTAAACCTGCTTTTGGGCAGAATTGACGAAACGAAATTTGGAATTCCCGTAAACAAAGAGGCTGCTGAAAAGCAAGTCGAAATCCTTTTGCAAGAAATTGAGCAAAAGCGAAATAAGCCTGTTGAAAAAGAAGAAGTACTAAATGGTTTTCTTGCTATTGCCAATGAAATTATGGCTGGAGCCATCAAGAAAATCTCTACTTCAAAAGGTTTTGATCCTTCTGAATATGCTTTGCTTGGTTTTGGTGGTGCGGGTGGCATGCATTCCTGTGCTATTGCCGATTTACTTCAAATAAAAGAAATTATTATTCCGCTAGATGCGGGATTGCTCAGTGCTTTTGGTATTGGAAATGCTTCATTAGAACGCTTTGCCGAAAAGCAGATTCTAAAACCTTTTCATTCCATAAGCGAATCGCTCCAAGAGGAATTCGCTTTGCTTTCTAGCGAATTAAGCCCTCAGTTTGAAAAAGACAAAGGCAAATTAACAGAACAAAGGCTTTTGTTCTTGCGTTTTAGAGGACAAGACAGCACGCTCAGCATCAATTGGAATGCCAATATAGAAAGTATCCTTAAAAAGTTTAAAGCCGAGTATATCAAATTATATGGCCATTGGGTGGAGAACAGAGAAATTGAACTGGAAAGTATCCGTTTAAAAGTGTCGCAAAAAGCCGAAAAGGCTTTGCTAAGAAAGCAAGAAAAGAGTCCTGCAAGAAAACTTATTCCTAATCGGAAAATTCAATCTTTCGGGAAAGAAACGGATGTTTTTTCCAGAAATGACTTAAGCTTTGGAGATCAAATTACGGGTCCGGCTTTGGTGAGCGATGATAAAAGTACGACGGTAATCGATAGCGGTTGGACTGGCAAAGTAGATGCTTTTAGCAACCTGATCATCAGAAAAAATAAAGCTACAGAAAAACAGCAAACAAAAACACATAATCAAGAAACAGCATTGGAATTATTCACCAATCGTTTTATGGCGATAGCCGAAAATATGGGTGCTATCCTGCAAAGAACAGCACTTTCGGTAAACATTAAGGAACGTCTCGATTTTTCTTGTGCCCTACTCGATTCCGAAGGTTATCTGGTAGCCAATGCGCCTCATATCCCTGTTCATTTAGGAAGTTTGGGTGTTTGTGTTCGTTCGGTTTTAGCCAATTTCGATTTTAAACCCGGCGATACCATCGTAACCAATCATCCACTTTATGGTGGTTCTCATTTGCCCGATGTAAGTTTGATTACCGCTGTTTTTGACAAGGAAGGTAAACGTATTGGTTTTGTGGTCAACCGAGCGCATCACGCAGAGCTTGGAGGTATGACTCCCGGTTCGATGCCGACCAATGCAACAAACCTAGAACAAGAAGGCATTGTGATCTCTCCATTTTATCTCGTCAAAGAAGGAAAAGTAGATTGGGATGGTATCCGTAGCATTTTCGATTCTGGCAAATATCCCAGTCGCTTGATTAACGAAAATATGGCCGATTTAAATGCCGCTTTAGCAGCCAATAAAAACGGCGAACAAGCCTTGCTAAATCTAGTTAAGGATTTTGGAACTGATCGTGTTCAGCATTATATGCAAAGCCTGAAAGAATACGCTACGCGGAAAATAAAAGATGTTTTTTATAAATTGCCTGATGGGAAAATTAAAGCTATTGAATTTTTAGACGATGATACGCCTCTGTCCGTTGAGATCAATATTCAAGAATCTGCTGTATCCTTCGATTTTACGGGAAGCAGCGCTGTTCACCCCAGCAATTTAAATGCTACTCCTGCCATTGTGAGCAGTGTGATTATTTATGTGCTTCGCTTGCTTTTGGATGAACCTATTCCTTTAAACGACGGCTTGATGGAACCGGTAAGTATAAAAATCCCTGAAGGCTTATTGAATCCTCCTTTTAATCAAGAACCCGACAAATGTCCTGCTGTTGTGGGTGGAAATATTGAAGTCAGTCAGCGACTAACGGATACGCTTTTGAAAGCTTTTGAAAAAGCAGCTTGTTCTCAAGGGACGATGAATAATGTTTTGTTTGGCAACGAAAATTTCGGTTATTACGAAACCATTGCCGGTGGCAGTGGCGCAGGCGAAAATTTTGATGGCACTTCTGGTGTTCACCAACATATGACCAATACACGTATTACCGATCCTGAGATTTTAGAACACCGTTATCCTGTGCGCTTGGATAGCTTTTCTATCCGACCTGAGTCTGGAGGAAATGGAAAACACAAAGGAGGAAATGGTGTAATCCGTGCTTTTACTTTTTTAGAATCTGTAGAGCTTTCTTTGCTCTCGCAGCATAGAAAATATGCACCTTATGGTTTAAAAGGCGGTGAAGCAGGAAAAAGAGGAGAGCAATATGTAATCCGCGCCAATGGCGAGAAAATTTCTTTAAATGGAATGAGCCACTGTTTACTAAATCCAAACGATCAATTTATTATTGAGACTCCGGGTGGAGGGGCTTACGGATTAGATTAA